A portion of the Streptomyces coeruleoprunus genome contains these proteins:
- a CDS encoding polymorphic toxin-type HINT domain-containing protein, protein MPKRGGQTHAHRRIRTAIRWSLPALATSLLLTALPQTTPDAVAAGGKLPDLQKLVNVPGEPAKGGSTPTPAPKRTWTGSPSVAWPKPGSAEVKLAAKTGAPAPRVRAGSLPVRLAASAPAAAAGASGAKGRTAEPSVSAQVEVADRAVADRAGVDGVLLKVRRTDGAPASAPVSVELDYKGFRNAYGGGWASRLRFVAMPACSLTTPQRAECQTRTPVATTNDQAKGTLTATVQAPPAATAARTSSARTAAGARAGATVLAATAAPNGPSGDYRATSLSPSGSWQAGGSSGDFTWSYPMEIPSSLGGPGPTLGLSYSSASVDGRSSASSQQSSWVGDGWDTGANFIERQYVPCSNDRKDGSGYNNPKHPTGDLCQGPPVVTLSLNGSSTQLVLDDKSKKWIPAGDDGSKVELLKGAANGDKEKEYWRVTNEEGVQYYFGMDRLPGWASGKAETNSAWSVPVYGNHPNEPCHQASYANSVCDQVYRWNLDYVVDLRGNAMTYWYGKERNHYGSNVTREGKSTNRAYDRGGWLKRISYGLRSDDLFAAAPAQVVFDVDERCVKTTTFDCAESKLTSEAKWEVTRNWPDVPADQLCAEGKDCKDRYAPTFFTRKRLVAVNTEILKDGKHQPVDTWTLTQDFKSTGDGGVAGDYPLWLNQIQHTGKNGKAVSLPPVIFQGKQLPNRVDNDKDGNPPFLRWRVETIQTETGARIAVEYAKTECSTETTPHKLPSAAHSNTMRCYPVINEVPDPTDETGLKKKYFTDWFHKHRVDEVREEDKNGTSPTKVTTFQYIGDPAWAYDDDSELLSEKARTWSQWRGYEKVRTFVGKAPDKRSQVETVYFRGMDGDKLPTGKREAKIKDSEGGTVDDHRLYAGQIRESLYYDGEGGALQSATLYTPWVRGPTATRKRTEGAEPLQAWMAGTAKASSRTILSGNRGQRRTEIEHAYDSRGRISHTTDRGDLAKTDDDTCTRYEYVNDDDKHVYTPQKRVETLTKACDASSVARPADVASDKVMSYDAAYNVTKVESLSDYKDGKPVYRLDASSTFDKHGRMTSSTDIYNNTTKTAYVPAAGSLPVKTVVTNPIGHTETTELDPARGLALAKEDTNKRRQVLEYDALGRLVKTWSPDRDPATQTPDAEFSYTVGPDAPVVVTTKKLLERGDYRVSYDIYDGALRLRQTQQPALDGGRVITDTFYDSRGLIWKENGAHFNDKDASPGLWTSDDNKVPASTRMEYDGQGRPVATIARKFGEETWRTTTTYGGDWVAVDPPKGETPTMSVVDAQGRKLELRQFKGDGPSGAYDKTTYTYERRGMLESVTDQAGNVWSYKYDLRGRMYESKDPDKGITKTTFDKGDRVLTTTDGRDPAKTIAYDYDKIGRITGTYEGSLKGRKLTEQTYDTLPGALGMPVSATRFVNGNAYTQAITGYDQEYRATGTKLVIPPSEGKLAGEYVFSTTYTKTTGMPQTLTQPAVAGLPQERMSLGYNGLDQVNTMAVAGKTFVAKTEYTPLGDVLRTRVGPAGKQLITSREFDEQTRRPLRTVHDQEVGETSTARISDVRTAYDQSGNILKITDAQGANPTAATTDTQCFAYDYLRRMTDAWTSAKADDCGAPAGPGAKPQVGGPNPYWTSYTFDAAGNRKTEVKHDVTGDTSKDVTRDYEYAEGGTTTSKLMKVRTKGPEGEREDSFGYDKVGNTTRRTVMGTTQDLQWDLEGRLEKVTEGTGDKAKSTEYVYDAGGNRLIRRDPNGTTLYLPGTEVQLDKAGDIKKGTRYYQHPAGPVMVRTAEAGKVTTSYLLSDHNGTATTAVDATTGAVSRRMFTPFGEARGEKPSMWPSEKGFVGGTMDESTGLTHLGAREYDPALGRFISVDPKMDVAESQTMNPYAYANNSPITFSDPSGEFWGFFMKLYKQAKAAYKKYLSLSGGVPPAPSKPTPSVSKKDVERARWLKKQSKMDMVMHVAKEAVKEASGYNDVVDCLNGNVGTCAMIALEAAVPFAGKAKRLLKALDKAWSAYRKWEDEVRWATGIVKRADADAQAMAKYTEDMADWKKQADAAKAAKKAKADEVEAKAAEKADSDGDGGGGDGSHGDGGAGESCRVNSFTPETKVLMADGTTKPIKDVKPGDKVVAKDPKTGETAVKEVTAQIIGKGAKNLVEITIDTDGDKGDKTAKATATDGHPFWVPELGEWIKATDLKSGDSLETGAGTRVRITAVKRWTQQAAVYNLTVADIHTYYVAAGAAPVLVHNCGDLDKDDGIQGAHPKSHLDISDNDLIDRAKNDPKTNVASMLHSSQAQARINDVVNHHRTAINKWAAKATSGDRKEFSLGFSSPIGRVANNSGAVRDAQKLTLVLMRVEKGYQGHKGAWVLFTIKAS, encoded by the coding sequence ATGCCAAAACGGGGTGGGCAGACCCATGCCCACAGACGAATACGCACGGCGATACGCTGGTCACTGCCCGCGCTCGCCACATCTCTGCTCCTGACCGCGCTCCCGCAGACGACCCCGGACGCCGTCGCGGCCGGCGGGAAGCTGCCGGACCTGCAGAAGCTGGTCAACGTACCGGGCGAACCGGCCAAGGGGGGTTCGACACCGACCCCCGCACCGAAGCGGACCTGGACCGGGTCCCCGTCGGTGGCGTGGCCGAAGCCGGGTTCCGCCGAGGTGAAGTTGGCGGCGAAGACGGGCGCTCCGGCCCCGCGCGTACGCGCCGGCTCCCTGCCGGTGCGCCTGGCCGCATCGGCTCCCGCGGCCGCCGCCGGGGCTTCCGGCGCGAAGGGCCGTACGGCCGAGCCGTCCGTCTCCGCCCAGGTGGAGGTCGCCGACCGCGCCGTGGCCGACAGGGCGGGCGTGGACGGTGTGCTGCTGAAGGTGCGGCGCACCGATGGGGCGCCGGCGTCCGCGCCGGTGTCGGTGGAGCTCGACTACAAGGGCTTCCGCAACGCCTATGGCGGTGGCTGGGCTTCGCGTCTGCGGTTCGTGGCGATGCCGGCGTGCTCGCTGACGACGCCGCAGAGGGCGGAGTGCCAGACGCGTACGCCGGTCGCGACGACCAACGACCAGGCGAAGGGGACGCTGACGGCGACCGTCCAGGCGCCCCCGGCCGCGACGGCGGCCCGTACGTCCTCCGCCAGGACCGCCGCCGGCGCGCGGGCGGGTGCGACGGTGCTGGCCGCGACGGCCGCGCCCAACGGCCCGTCGGGCGACTACCGGGCCACGTCCCTGAGCCCGTCGGGCTCGTGGCAGGCGGGCGGCTCCTCGGGTGACTTCACCTGGTCGTACCCGATGGAAATCCCGTCCTCGCTGGGCGGCCCCGGCCCGACGCTGGGCCTGAGCTACTCCTCCGCCAGCGTGGACGGCCGTTCCTCGGCGTCCTCGCAGCAGAGCAGCTGGGTCGGCGACGGCTGGGACACGGGCGCGAACTTCATCGAGCGCCAGTACGTGCCCTGCTCCAACGACCGCAAGGACGGCTCGGGTTACAACAACCCGAAGCACCCGACCGGTGACCTGTGCCAGGGACCGCCGGTGGTCACGCTGTCGCTGAACGGCAGCTCCACGCAGCTCGTCCTGGACGACAAGTCGAAGAAGTGGATCCCGGCCGGCGACGACGGCTCGAAGGTCGAGCTGCTCAAGGGCGCGGCGAACGGGGACAAGGAGAAGGAGTACTGGCGCGTCACCAACGAGGAGGGCGTGCAGTACTACTTCGGCATGGACCGGCTGCCCGGCTGGGCGTCGGGCAAGGCCGAGACGAACTCCGCCTGGTCGGTGCCGGTGTACGGCAACCACCCGAACGAGCCGTGCCACCAGGCCTCCTACGCCAACTCGGTCTGTGACCAGGTGTACCGCTGGAACCTCGACTACGTCGTGGACCTGCGCGGCAACGCCATGACGTACTGGTACGGCAAGGAGCGCAACCACTACGGCTCCAACGTCACGCGCGAGGGCAAGTCGACCAACCGCGCCTACGACCGCGGCGGCTGGCTCAAGCGGATCTCGTACGGCCTGCGCAGCGACGACCTGTTCGCGGCCGCCCCGGCCCAGGTGGTCTTCGACGTCGACGAGCGCTGCGTGAAGACCACGACGTTCGACTGCGCCGAGTCCAAGCTGACCTCCGAGGCCAAGTGGGAGGTCACCCGCAACTGGCCCGACGTGCCGGCCGACCAGCTGTGCGCCGAGGGCAAGGACTGCAAGGACCGCTACGCGCCGACGTTCTTCACCCGCAAGCGGCTCGTCGCGGTCAACACGGAGATCCTGAAGGACGGCAAGCACCAGCCGGTCGACACCTGGACCCTCACCCAGGACTTCAAGTCCACCGGTGACGGCGGCGTCGCGGGCGACTACCCGCTGTGGCTGAACCAGATCCAGCACACCGGCAAGAACGGCAAGGCCGTCTCCCTGCCGCCGGTGATCTTCCAGGGCAAGCAGCTGCCGAACCGCGTCGACAACGACAAGGACGGCAACCCGCCCTTCCTGCGCTGGCGCGTGGAGACCATCCAGACCGAGACGGGCGCGCGGATCGCCGTCGAGTACGCCAAGACGGAGTGCTCGACCGAGACGACCCCGCACAAGCTCCCGTCGGCGGCGCACAGCAACACGATGCGCTGCTACCCGGTGATCAACGAGGTCCCCGACCCGACCGACGAGACCGGCCTGAAGAAGAAGTACTTCACGGACTGGTTCCACAAGCACCGCGTCGACGAGGTCCGCGAGGAGGACAAGAACGGCACGTCCCCGACGAAGGTCACCACGTTCCAGTACATCGGTGACCCCGCCTGGGCGTACGACGACGACAGCGAGCTGCTCAGCGAGAAGGCCCGCACCTGGTCGCAGTGGCGCGGCTACGAGAAGGTCCGCACCTTCGTCGGCAAGGCCCCGGACAAGCGCTCCCAGGTGGAGACCGTCTACTTCCGCGGCATGGACGGCGACAAGCTGCCCACCGGCAAGCGCGAGGCGAAGATCAAGGACAGCGAGGGCGGCACGGTCGACGACCACCGCCTCTACGCCGGCCAGATCCGCGAATCGCTGTACTACGACGGCGAGGGCGGCGCCCTGCAGTCCGCCACCCTCTACACCCCCTGGGTCCGCGGCCCGACCGCCACCCGCAAGCGCACCGAGGGCGCCGAGCCGCTCCAGGCCTGGATGGCCGGCACGGCGAAGGCCTCCTCCCGCACGATCCTCTCCGGCAACCGCGGCCAGCGCCGCACGGAGATCGAGCACGCCTACGACAGCCGGGGCCGGATCAGCCACACCACGGACCGCGGTGACCTGGCGAAGACGGACGACGACACGTGCACGCGGTACGAGTACGTCAACGACGACGACAAGCACGTCTACACGCCGCAGAAGCGGGTGGAGACGCTGACGAAGGCGTGTGACGCGAGCAGCGTCGCGCGCCCGGCCGACGTCGCCTCGGACAAGGTGATGTCCTACGACGCCGCCTACAACGTCACCAAGGTCGAATCGCTGTCGGACTACAAGGACGGCAAGCCCGTCTACCGGCTCGACGCCTCCTCGACCTTCGACAAGCACGGCCGTATGACGTCCTCGACGGACATCTACAACAACACCACGAAGACGGCGTACGTCCCCGCGGCCGGCTCCCTGCCGGTCAAGACGGTCGTCACCAACCCGATCGGCCACACCGAGACCACCGAGCTGGACCCGGCCCGCGGCCTGGCCCTCGCCAAGGAGGACACCAACAAGCGCCGCCAGGTGCTGGAGTACGACGCGCTCGGCCGCCTGGTGAAGACCTGGTCCCCGGACCGGGACCCGGCCACGCAGACGCCGGACGCCGAGTTCAGCTACACGGTCGGCCCGGACGCCCCGGTCGTCGTCACCACCAAGAAGCTCCTGGAGCGCGGTGACTACCGGGTCTCGTACGACATCTACGACGGCGCGCTGCGCCTGCGGCAGACCCAGCAGCCGGCACTGGACGGCGGTCGGGTCATCACCGACACGTTCTACGACAGCCGCGGCCTGATCTGGAAGGAGAACGGCGCCCACTTCAACGACAAGGACGCGTCGCCCGGACTGTGGACCTCGGACGACAACAAGGTCCCGGCCTCGACCCGTATGGAGTACGACGGCCAGGGCCGCCCGGTCGCCACGATCGCCCGCAAGTTCGGCGAGGAGACCTGGCGGACCACCACCACGTACGGCGGTGACTGGGTCGCGGTGGACCCGCCCAAGGGCGAGACGCCGACCATGTCCGTGGTCGACGCACAGGGCCGCAAGCTGGAGCTTCGCCAGTTCAAGGGTGACGGTCCCTCGGGCGCGTACGACAAGACGACGTACACGTACGAGCGCCGCGGCATGCTGGAGTCCGTCACGGACCAGGCCGGCAACGTCTGGTCGTACAAGTACGACCTGCGCGGCCGGATGTACGAGTCGAAGGACCCCGACAAGGGCATCACGAAGACCACCTTCGACAAGGGCGACCGCGTCCTGACGACGACGGACGGCCGCGACCCGGCCAAGACCATCGCCTATGACTACGACAAGATCGGCCGGATCACCGGGACGTACGAGGGGTCGCTCAAGGGCCGCAAGCTCACCGAGCAGACCTACGACACCCTGCCGGGCGCGCTCGGCATGCCGGTGTCCGCGACCCGCTTCGTGAACGGCAACGCCTACACGCAGGCCATCACGGGCTACGACCAGGAGTACCGCGCCACCGGCACGAAGCTGGTGATCCCGCCGTCCGAGGGCAAGCTCGCCGGCGAGTACGTGTTCAGCACCACGTACACGAAGACGACGGGCATGCCGCAGACGTTGACGCAGCCGGCGGTGGCAGGTCTGCCGCAGGAGCGGATGTCGCTCGGCTACAACGGGCTCGACCAGGTCAACACGATGGCCGTCGCGGGCAAGACGTTCGTGGCGAAGACCGAGTACACGCCGCTGGGTGACGTGCTGCGTACCCGAGTGGGTCCGGCGGGCAAGCAGCTCATCACGAGCCGCGAGTTCGACGAGCAGACCCGCCGCCCGCTGCGCACGGTCCACGACCAGGAGGTCGGCGAGACGAGCACGGCCCGGATCAGCGACGTGCGCACCGCGTACGACCAGTCCGGCAACATCCTGAAGATCACGGACGCTCAGGGTGCCAACCCGACGGCGGCCACGACGGACACGCAGTGCTTCGCGTACGACTACCTGCGCCGGATGACGGACGCCTGGACGTCGGCGAAGGCCGACGACTGCGGCGCCCCGGCGGGCCCGGGAGCCAAGCCGCAGGTCGGCGGCCCGAATCCGTACTGGACGTCGTACACGTTCGACGCTGCCGGCAACCGCAAGACGGAGGTCAAGCACGACGTCACCGGTGACACGTCGAAGGACGTGACGCGGGACTACGAGTACGCCGAGGGTGGCACCACCACCAGCAAGCTCATGAAGGTCCGCACCAAGGGCCCCGAGGGCGAGCGCGAGGACTCCTTCGGCTACGACAAGGTCGGCAACACCACCCGCCGCACGGTCATGGGGACCACGCAGGACCTGCAGTGGGACCTCGAGGGCCGCCTGGAGAAGGTGACCGAGGGCACCGGCGACAAGGCCAAGTCCACCGAGTACGTCTACGACGCGGGCGGCAACCGCCTGATCCGCCGCGACCCCAACGGCACGACCCTGTACCTGCCGGGTACGGAGGTCCAGCTGGACAAGGCCGGCGACATCAAGAAGGGCACCCGCTACTACCAGCACCCGGCCGGCCCGGTCATGGTGCGCACGGCGGAGGCCGGCAAGGTCACGACGTCGTACCTCCTGTCGGACCACAACGGCACCGCGACCACCGCGGTCGACGCCACGACGGGCGCGGTCAGCCGCCGCATGTTCACCCCGTTCGGCGAGGCACGCGGCGAGAAGCCGTCCATGTGGCCGAGCGAGAAGGGCTTCGTCGGCGGCACGATGGACGAGTCCACCGGACTCACCCACCTCGGCGCACGCGAGTACGACCCGGCACTCGGACGGTTCATCTCGGTCGACCCGAAGATGGACGTGGCCGAGTCGCAGACGATGAACCCGTACGCGTACGCCAACAACAGCCCCATCACCTTCAGCGACCCTTCGGGCGAGTTCTGGGGCTTCTTCATGAAGCTCTACAAGCAGGCGAAGGCCGCCTACAAGAAGTACCTGTCGTTGTCCGGTGGCGTCCCGCCGGCCCCGTCCAAGCCGACGCCCAGCGTCAGCAAGAAGGACGTGGAGCGCGCCAGGTGGCTGAAGAAGCAGTCCAAGATGGACATGGTCATGCACGTGGCCAAGGAGGCGGTGAAGGAGGCCAGCGGCTACAACGACGTCGTCGACTGCCTCAACGGCAACGTGGGCACCTGCGCCATGATCGCCCTGGAGGCGGCGGTCCCCTTCGCCGGCAAGGCCAAGCGGCTGCTGAAGGCGCTGGACAAGGCGTGGAGCGCCTACCGCAAGTGGGAGGACGAGGTCCGCTGGGCCACCGGCATCGTCAAGCGGGCCGACGCCGACGCCCAGGCCATGGCCAAGTACACGGAGGACATGGCCGACTGGAAGAAACAAGCTGATGCGGCCAAGGCTGCGAAAAAGGCGAAAGCCGACGAAGTAGAAGCCAAAGCAGCGGAGAAAGCCGACAGCGACGGCGACGGCGGAGGCGGCGACGGAAGCCACGGCGACGGAGGCGCCGGCGAGTCCTGCCGGGTGAACAGCTTCACCCCGGAGACCAAGGTCCTGATGGCCGATGGGACCACCAAGCCCATCAAGGACGTCAAGCCCGGCGACAAGGTCGTCGCGAAGGATCCCAAGACCGGCGAGACGGCGGTCAAGGAGGTCACCGCCCAGATCATCGGCAAGGGCGCCAAGAACCTGGTCGAGATCACCATCGACACGGACGGCGACAAGGGCGACAAGACGGCGAAGGCCACGGCCACGGACGGCCACCCGTTCTGGGTGCCGGAACTCGGCGAGTGGATCAAGGCCACGGACCTCAAGTCGGGCGACTCGCTGGAGACCGGCGCGGGCACCCGCGTCCGGATCACCGCGGTCAAGCGCTGGACCCAGCAGGCCGCGGTCTACAACCTGACCGTCGCGGACATTCACACGTACTATGTGGCCGCGGGTGCCGCCCCGGTCCTCGTACACAACTGTGGAGACCTGGACAAGGACGACGGAATTCAGGGTGCCCACCCCAAGTCGCACCTGGACATCTCCGACAACGACCTGATCGACCGCGCGAAGAACGACCCCAAGACGAACGTGGCTTCCATGCTGCATTCCAGTCAGGCGCAGGCTCGCATCAACGATGTCGTCAATCACCACCGGACGGCGATCAACAAGTGGGCCGCCAAGGCTACGAGCGGGGACCGGAAGGAGTTCAGTCTTGGCTTCAGCTCACCGATCGGCCGGGTGGCCAACAACTCCGGAGCGGTAAGAGACGCCCAAAAGCTCACCCTGGTGCTCATGAGGGTCGAGAAGGGCTATCAGGGGCACAAGGGAGCATGGGTCTTGTTCACCATAAAGGCGTCCTGA
- a CDS encoding Uma2 family endonuclease: MRAALHGLGDTVPGTFEVTPYGIVHDMRAPNGPHELTVARLRRRLDAALSAGLVAHSGAPDVENGAEGILRHPDIMLIAEKDMETEGSFDPRALLAAIEVVSRSNPDNDWVGKLRDYPLLGIPVYAVFDPRTGSGAVFCDIHPTPDGPRYATRKDFLYGEDVTIADWTISTRDLPRYT; encoded by the coding sequence ATGCGGGCCGCCCTGCACGGCCTGGGCGATACGGTCCCCGGGACGTTCGAGGTCACCCCGTACGGCATCGTCCACGACATGCGGGCCCCCAACGGCCCCCACGAGCTGACCGTCGCCCGGCTCAGGCGCCGCCTGGACGCGGCGCTTTCGGCGGGCCTGGTGGCCCACTCCGGTGCTCCGGACGTCGAAAACGGGGCCGAGGGCATCCTGCGGCATCCCGACATCATGCTGATCGCCGAGAAGGACATGGAGACCGAGGGCTCCTTCGACCCCCGGGCCCTGCTCGCCGCCATCGAGGTCGTCTCCCGCTCCAACCCCGACAACGACTGGGTCGGCAAGCTGCGCGACTACCCGCTGCTCGGCATTCCCGTGTACGCGGTGTTCGATCCCCGTACGGGCTCCGGGGCGGTGTTCTGCGACATCCATCCAACGCCGGACGGGCCGCGCTACGCCACACGCAAGGACTTCCTCTACGGCGAGGACGTCACCATCGCCGACTGGACCATCTCCACCCGCGACCTGCCCCGCTACACCTGA
- a CDS encoding helix-turn-helix domain-containing protein, translating into MGVQQLSAVPRADGAVSGSTARYGVVHVNTRHTSHFTVVGNHLAQHRQLSLLAMGLAVHIQSLPDGARIGIRFLAARFPESEKRIADALRELEAAGYLERRRERLDSGKVVTRTVFYNQPKGGVTAPPRPIRVQPLPKSGPEPRAAAAEPQPAPEPAAEPQASAAQPEPEPEPEPAAVEPRSQPVSQPEFQPKPDPATLPVPLTDDPDRLHAATALLAGLRRHDHRLVLSQGEVQRLAPAVAAWLERDAGPDSVRTALTAGLPGRLTHAAGLVAHRLTALLPPPLPEEPTEAGPDPFQTCEDCDRAFRAAEPGRCRDCRDE; encoded by the coding sequence ATGGGTGTTCAGCAGCTTAGCGCTGTCCCGCGCGCCGATGGCGCCGTTTCCGGATCTACCGCCCGATACGGTGTCGTCCACGTCAACACGCGGCACACCAGTCACTTCACCGTCGTCGGCAACCACCTCGCCCAGCACCGGCAGCTGAGCCTGCTGGCGATGGGGCTCGCCGTCCACATCCAGTCACTGCCCGACGGGGCTCGCATCGGCATCCGGTTCCTGGCCGCCCGCTTCCCCGAGAGCGAGAAGCGCATCGCCGACGCCCTGCGGGAGCTGGAGGCCGCCGGGTACCTGGAGCGGCGGCGGGAACGGCTCGACTCCGGGAAGGTCGTCACCCGGACGGTCTTCTACAACCAGCCGAAGGGTGGGGTCACGGCGCCGCCCCGGCCGATCCGGGTGCAGCCTCTGCCCAAGAGCGGCCCCGAGCCCCGGGCCGCCGCGGCTGAACCGCAGCCCGCGCCCGAGCCCGCCGCCGAGCCCCAGGCCTCTGCGGCGCAGCCAGAGCCGGAGCCCGAGCCCGAGCCGGCCGCCGTGGAGCCCCGGTCCCAGCCCGTGTCCCAGCCCGAGTTCCAGCCCAAGCCCGACCCCGCGACGCTCCCCGTCCCCCTGACCGACGACCCCGACCGCCTCCACGCCGCCACCGCCCTCCTCGCCGGCCTGCGTCGCCACGACCACCGCCTCGTGCTCTCCCAGGGCGAGGTCCAGCGCCTCGCCCCCGCCGTGGCGGCCTGGCTGGAACGGGACGCCGGGCCCGACTCCGTACGCACCGCCCTTACCGCCGGGCTCCCCGGCCGGCTCACCCACGCGGCCGGGCTCGTCGCCCACCGCCTGACTGCCCTCTTGCCCCCGCCCCTGCCCGAGGAGCCCACGGAGGCGGGGCCCGACCCCTTCCAGACCTGCGAGGACTGCGACCGCGCCTTCCGCGCGGCGGAACCGGGGCGGTGCCGTGACTGCCGGGACGAGTAG
- a CDS encoding ATP-binding protein: MATPRPLAFSVQLSATRRGARLGWLLAAEQLRSWGLPFAGPALVVGELTANAVLHGRVPGRDFRLALTVSGGGGGLVRVAVTDARGDSLPGRRGYGLALVDALAERWGVEPGPFPCKTVWAEVACTGSRWTATR, from the coding sequence GTGGCTACGCCGCGCCCGCTCGCCTTCAGCGTCCAACTCTCGGCCACCCGCAGGGGAGCGCGGCTGGGGTGGCTGCTCGCCGCCGAGCAACTCCGCTCCTGGGGCCTGCCCTTCGCGGGTCCCGCCCTCGTCGTCGGCGAGCTGACCGCCAACGCCGTGCTCCACGGGCGCGTGCCCGGACGGGACTTCCGGCTCGCCCTGACCGTGTCCGGAGGCGGCGGCGGACTCGTGCGCGTCGCCGTGACGGACGCGCGCGGGGACTCCTTGCCCGGCCGGCGCGGGTACGGGCTCGCCCTGGTCGATGCCCTGGCCGAGCGGTGGGGCGTCGAGCCTGGGCCGTTCCCGTGCAAGACCGTATGGGCGGAGGTGGCGTGCACCGGGTCGCGGTGGACCGCGACTCGGTGA
- a CDS encoding M48 family metalloprotease: MEEKVQACPQCGTEIRSDSRFVTWCAACDWNVDPARPEEQPGRLERLRRGLARRHGAKLLEDVTAAGGELRPHRDAASFVAYGIALVVHGVTVALLAGGVLLAVVGWGTALPVAGAFLLGLAWILRPRFGRLPDEAPVLRRAQAPDLFALIDEVAAVAGTRGVDAVVVTPEVNASVTTYGIRQRRLLHLGLGLWEVLSPQQRIALLGHELGHYANGDTRHGVIIANALRSLDTWRYLVAPVQDTSAVGTLLNMAYLLPRGLLIGVQMLLDRLTLRAAQRAEYLADALAAKAGSSEAAVGLMDRLLVADSVGSFLLREANARQVSRSGARERGQDAAHGLWDRLAAYVESIPQGEYERLRRVGVLRGHGVDSTHPPTHLRRACLLTAAAAPARVVTDEIRAKAIGTELAEAREKAARRVLRGSWFS, encoded by the coding sequence ATGGAAGAGAAGGTTCAGGCGTGCCCGCAGTGCGGGACGGAGATCAGATCCGACAGCCGGTTCGTCACGTGGTGCGCCGCGTGCGACTGGAACGTCGACCCGGCACGGCCGGAGGAGCAGCCGGGCCGGCTGGAGCGATTGCGGCGGGGGCTCGCGCGGCGTCACGGGGCGAAGCTCCTGGAGGACGTCACCGCGGCCGGTGGGGAACTGCGGCCGCATCGGGACGCCGCGAGCTTCGTGGCGTACGGCATCGCGCTCGTCGTGCACGGCGTGACCGTGGCGCTGCTGGCGGGCGGTGTCCTGCTGGCCGTAGTGGGGTGGGGCACCGCGCTGCCGGTGGCGGGCGCGTTCCTGCTGGGCCTCGCGTGGATCCTGCGGCCGCGCTTCGGCCGGCTGCCGGACGAGGCGCCCGTACTGCGGCGCGCGCAGGCCCCGGATCTGTTCGCCCTGATCGACGAGGTGGCGGCCGTGGCCGGCACGCGCGGTGTGGACGCCGTGGTCGTCACGCCCGAGGTGAACGCGTCCGTCACGACGTACGGAATACGTCAGCGCCGGCTCCTGCATCTCGGCCTGGGCCTCTGGGAGGTCCTCTCCCCGCAGCAGCGGATCGCCCTGCTGGGCCACGAGCTGGGGCACTACGCCAACGGCGACACCCGCCACGGCGTGATCATCGCCAACGCGCTGCGATCCCTGGACACCTGGCGCTACCTGGTGGCGCCCGTACAGGACACCTCGGCGGTCGGGACACTCCTGAACATGGCGTACCTCCTCCCGCGAGGGCTCCTCATCGGCGTGCAGATGCTGCTGGACCGGCTCACGCTGCGCGCGGCCCAGCGGGCGGAGTACTTGGCGGACGCCCTGGCGGCGAAGGCCGGGTCGAGCGAGGCGGCGGTGGGTCTGATGGACCGGCTGCTCGTCGCGGACTCGGTCGGGTCGTTCCTCCTCCGTGAGGCCAACGCCCGCCAGGTCTCACGCTCCGGCGCCCGGGAGCGCGGGCAGGACGCCGCACACGGCCTCTGGGACCGACTGGCCGCCTACGTCGAGTCCATCCCGCAGGGCGAGTACGAGCGGCTGCGCCGCGTCGGCGTCCTCCGTGGTCACGGCGTGGATTCCACGCACCCGCCGACCCACCTGCGGCGCGCGTGCCTGCTCACCGCGGCGGCGGCGCCGGCGCGGGTCGTCACCGACGAGATCCGGGCGAAGGCCATCGGTACGGAACTGGCCGAGGCCCGCGAGAAGGCCGCCCGCCGGGTGCTGCGGGGCAGCTGGTTCAGCTGA
- a CDS encoding flavodoxin family protein, with translation MAAAERKFLFLLGSTRPDGNTEQLARRAAEALPEGVRQEWLRLTDLPVPDFADLRHTGDGTHPQPEGNLRHLLDATLDATDIVIASPLYWYSLSTPAKHYLDHWVGWLRLPGLDFKARMAGKTLWGVTALAERDQSVADPLIGSLRHSASYMSMRFGGVLLGNGSAPGQVLADEVAMKEAKDFFSAVQEVSEGDSILAG, from the coding sequence ATGGCAGCGGCAGAGCGGAAGTTCCTCTTCCTCCTGGGCAGCACGCGTCCCGACGGAAACACCGAGCAGCTGGCCCGCCGGGCCGCCGAAGCCCTGCCCGAAGGCGTACGGCAGGAGTGGCTGCGGCTGACCGACCTGCCCGTCCCGGACTTCGCCGACCTGCGGCACACCGGCGACGGCACCCACCCCCAGCCCGAGGGCAACCTGCGGCACCTGCTGGACGCGACGCTGGACGCGACCGACATCGTGATCGCCTCGCCCCTGTACTGGTACAGCCTGTCCACCCCGGCCAAGCACTACCTGGACCACTGGGTCGGCTGGCTGCGCCTCCCGGGCCTCGACTTCAAGGCCCGTATGGCCGGCAAGACGCTGTGGGGCGTGACGGCGCTGGCCGAGCGCGATCAGTCGGTGGCCGACCCCCTGATCGGCTCCCTGCGCCACAGCGCCTCGTACATGAGCATGCGGTTCGGCGGCGTCCTGCTCGGCAACGGCAGCGCACCGGGGCAGGTCCTGGCGGACGAGGTCGCGATGAAGGAGGCCAAGGACTTCTTCTCGGCGGTCCAAGAGGTGTCGGAGGGGGACTCCATACTGGCCGGGTGA